The Oncorhynchus mykiss isolate Arlee chromosome 20, USDA_OmykA_1.1, whole genome shotgun sequence genome includes a region encoding these proteins:
- the LOC110498755 gene encoding gamma-crystallin M2, with product MTLLEATVPRSSPPTMGKIIFYEGHNFQGRHYECNSDCADTFRHFNSCNSIRVTGGHWVAYEKSNFNGYQYILNQGEYPDYHHWMGFNNCIRSCQMFPPYRGAYRMRIYNRPEMSGHMMEFMDDCPNVYERFRHRDIFSSNVMEGYWVFYEHPNYRGRQYFLRPGEYRACSDWGCHNPMVGSFRRMRSGL from the exons ATGACCCTGTTGGAGGCTACGGTGCCACGATCAAGCCCTCCAACCATGGGAAAG ATTATCTTTTACGAAGGCCACAACTTCCAGGGCCGTCATTATGAGTGCAACAGCGATTGTGCTGACACCTTCAGGCACTTCAACTCCTGTAACTCTATCAGGGTGACCGGCGGTCACTGGGTGGCCTACGAGAAGTCCAACTTCAACGGCTACCAGTACATCCTGAACCAGGGCGAGTACCCAGACTACCACCACTGGATGGGCTTCAACAACTGCATCCGTTCCTGCCAGATGTTCCCCCCC TACAGAGGAGCCTACAGGATGAGGATCTACAACAGGCCCGagatgtctggtcacatgatgGAGTTCATGGACGACTGCCCCAACGTGTACGAGCGTTTCCGCCACCGTGACATCTTCTCCTCCAATGTCATGGAAGGCTACTGGGTGTTCTATGAGCACCCCAACTACAGGGGTCGTCAGTATTTCCTCCGCCCCGGCGAGTACAGGGCTTGCAGCGATTGGGGCTGCCACAACCCCATGGTGGGCTCCTTCAGGAGAATGAGGAGTGGCCTGTAA
- the LOC110499586 gene encoding gamma-crystallin M2-like, translating to MGKIIFYEDKNFQGRHYECSSDCAEMHNHFSRCNSIKVDSGCWVAYEKPNYTGYQYMLNKGEYPDYQRWAGFNDCIRSCRMVPPYHGNYRMKIYERSDFGGQNMEVMEDCPDLHERFHSRDISSANVIEGYWILHEHPHYRGRQYFLRPGEYRRHSEWGSSSPTIGSLRRVTEIP from the exons ATGGGAAAG ATAATCTTCTACGAGGACAAGAACTTCCAGGGCCGGCACTATGAGTGCAGCAGCGACTGTGCTGAGATGCACAACCACTTCAGCCGCTGTAACTCCATAAAGGTGGACAGTGGCTGTTGGGTGGCCTACGAGAAGCCCAACTACACTGGCTACCAATACATGCTGAACAAGGGCGAGTACCCTGACTACCAGCGATGGGCTGGCTTCAACGACTGCATCCGCTCCTGCCGTATGGTGCCCCCT TATCATGGAAACTATAGGATGAAGATCTACGAGCGCTCTGACTTCGGTGGTCAGAACATGGAGGTGATGGAGGACTGCCCCGACCTTCACGAGCGCTTCCACAGCCGAGACATCTCCTCCGCCAACGTCATAGAGGGTTACTGGATCCTCCACGAGCACCCCCACTACAGGGGTCGTCAGTACTTCCTTCGTCCTGGCGAGTACAGGAGGCACAGCGAGTGGGGAAGCTCCAGCCCCACCATCGGCTCCCTGAGACGGGTCACCGAGATCCCCTGA